The Ziziphus jujuba cultivar Dongzao chromosome 1, ASM3175591v1 genome segment TGCTCATTTCCTACCCATTCGTGAGAAGTTTTCTTCTCAGAAGTTAGCggaactctttatgaatcatatagtgagctTGCATGGAGTGCCAATATCGATTATATCTGATAGAGATCCACGGTTCACTTCGAGATTTTGGCGAAGATTACTGAATGAACTTggtgtcaagttgaatttgagtatCGCTTTTCACCCTCAGACCGATGGACAATTTGAGAGGACTATTCAGACCTTAGAGGACATGTTGAGGTCATGTGTGCTTCAGTTCAAGGGGAATTGAAATGAGTATCTACCTTTAGTAGagttcacctacaacaatagctatcactcgagcattgagatgtcaccttatgaggcgttgtatgggagacaatgtcggactccattatgttggaatgagatGGGTGAAAGGAAACTTCTAGGCCCTGAGATTGTACAGGCAACAGTGGACAAGGTCAATATTATACGGGCCAAGTTGAAAGCAGCACAAGACAGGCAAAAAAGCTATGCGGACGTGTGTAGGAAGGATCTCGAGTTCGAGGTTGGCGATCGAGTATTCTTGAAGCTCTCTTCTTGGAAAGATGTAGTACGTTTTGGGAAATGAGGGAAGCTAAGTCCTCGCTACATTGGACCGTATGAGATAGTAGAAAGGATAGGTCCAGTGGCTTACAGGATTGACATGCCGGAGCAGCTTTCTCAAGTCCATGATGGTTTTTACATCTCCATGCTCCGCAAGTATATCTCAGACCCATCACATGTGTTGAAGACACCGGAGATTGAATTGAGGGATGACTTATCTTATGAAGAGCAGCCAGTGTAGATTTTAGGAAGGGAAGAGAAAAGGCTTCGCAACAATACTATAGCTTTGGTGAAGGTTCTTTGGAGAAACCACCTTGTCAATGAGGCAACTTGGGAGCGAGAGCATCAAATGCGGAGTCAGTATCCTTacctcttccaaaactaagGTATGAATTTCGTGGACAAAATTTCTTTAAGGGgggtaggttgtaacaccccgtaccaaaaatatgcatgattaaacaagtttgaccaaattgactaagtttgaccaagtgaacaatatataggttcaagttgactttttcaatagccaatattttgtgtttgactaaggtaccattgtggagatctcgtcgatacgagttcatagactggcagcacgccaaattctgcggtacggataaaaagttatggttctgagaatttttaagcataagttttaaatcagtgtccaagccaatccccagtttttgtctgttagtgagccaaggctttatataagcctaggtaagcatgtcaaacaggaaacaaagcccaaaatacccatttcttccccaaaacccgagaaattctctcctcagacccgTGGATCCGAGCTGGgtcgtttcgacccgtttacTTTTGAATCGGGTCACTGCCGTTttgcccatttccggccaaccacCCCTTACACGCACCATCCAACTAGAAAGATCACTTGAATGCAAGctcagccgtgaaatttcacggcaagaagtggccggacgcgcccagattggGCCGGCTAAGTCGGTGGCGGCTGGCGAGGTGGGTAGTCGGATTTTCTTATTTCttggccatttcaggccaacccatacaccttttccactattttcaacccctttgaactcatttccgtggttattgtgtccagattcctcaccgtttgaaagatccgacaacGAGAAGTTTGGCAgatgcttcaacagtgtttttcggccaccgtaggaaactttggaccaaggtgagcatactgatgagttcattgtctcttgggctttctatCAATatgaagtttgtgaattttggagatcgtttgataatttttccatttttgaatcaattagttaattttcggataagttgaggactgtgtttggacaaaattggtcaaattagttaaaattggagttgaattagtgaaattggatattattaggacccattaggtggtttgATTTCGAAGTATTAGGCTTCGGATGAAAattcccaattttgggtaccagaTCCTATGGACACGCGGTACAATTGGATtatccggtgtccaatttatgcaattttgtagtaccgtaaattattttgagacatttggattatacaagtgtctctggtttagtagTTTGGAgcttgaggaatattttattatattacaggcactcgagttaaGCCTGGAGGCGATCCTGTAGAGGGGCAGACGTGAGCATCTATAGTACTGtaagtggttatatcatttttaaatgttttgggtatatagtataatatatatgtggtttaaatattttacgtatataccatttgattgaattgttgttttatgcatatataaatatctgctttcacatatatgtgttattattttatatgacttttgataatattttaagtgatttccaattttaatgggtccataaatggacttgtggtatttaaatattttggtaattaaattgaggttttaaatcattttggaaactatttggtttgagaaaccaggttgaaaatcatataattttaagcatgatcaaatattttataatgttatgtgcttaaaattggtttatggtgaatatatttcactgtggcatttctggttttcgtttgaaatgatgttttgagatttttgaagtatttagttaagcggtggaagtttaaatgttaaattatgatttatgatacagtatcgtttggaaaagtatatatatataatcttacaagattgtttcatgtatactgtattggttatttttaaattgatgtaccatgtaatgccaataccttggatcagtattatattatattatattatagcgcgttgggtttaccacggtgccgtgaggttggtttcattaaacggttatctattattaccacggactgtgaggtcgggtttattcaatggtttattattattaccacggtgccttgaggttggtatcatccaacagtttattattgccacggaccgtgagattgggtacgtcccgatggttatttattatttccacgacaccgttcatatattgagggtcgtgagatgggtatatcccacggtttacagattggtacatcgtagggtacattgtatatgtttgtatatattgttgatttacaaatattgtggtgatttctgcattttcatattcatttgatggaactgtatttattatagtttatgctcaaatgtttatatcttgatttgagacatttcataatattacaatgatcgttcattcatacttttgagcatcggtttttatgatattaattggggtacaagtttgggttttgtgaaatgacttttaaatgggaaacttttcaaccgagtggaatgagaggtcttgagagaaagatttttcagaaataaatcattatttttctattatactatgccattcactgagatttctttatctcacgttttattgttttaaattccttcccctaggcccagacagctagtagcagtctacctcgcgcacagcttatcgttttgttccttccacgacagcagccgtatttatctttcctttacctattgttatcttttggacttatttattacttatttgtacttatagactttgttgacactcttagaatgctctgattttaaatatgggattcaatagagaccatggtactcatgtgtgcagttatggcctgtagtacagtaggctggttgtggacttatttataatatatatatattgaggtattaatgttaatgctggtgtttgattatctacgttttaaggtaaggttccattggatattttctagggattgtccagtgggacttcactaggcaggGCCGCCCGGGAGATCCTGGAAAGATTCCGAAGGTGGGTCCTGtaaccttatccctcccaccttactacaataatttccacaacggtagcacttcgataacaatttatataaaacacatacgtatatatatatatatatatatatatgcaataagaATACTCAACTAAATAAACGACCAATTATACCTTTAATTATTCATGTCCGCCTGCACCACCCACTGATTGCCgtacattttaaatattgtgttacaaaatataccgatgcgtaatttaggaagaaaagtaaaacaatcatcacatcaacaacaacaataataatagcaatcgttttcatgataaaaatagtactaatatcaTCTATCATATTTATTCCTaggtaatcacttgtccaagaattatcacataatcacagctgTCCAAAGGACTATCTCACATGCTCAAAAGCTACCATTTGTtccaaggactattatacttgcccaatggctatctttcttgtctgtaggctgtgatacttgtccggatataccatatgataataataataataataatagaaataatattaataataaaaataaaaataaataatggcaataataataataataatcataataatgatgataatattagtaataataaaaataattgcaaacataattctgataaataataattgtaatattaataacaagaataatattaataataataatgacaataaaagcaattaagtataatgttagaagATAGAATAGTATgaggtcaaataatattttaaattcaaaatatattatgaaatttacACTCGTATCAAAGGTATAAATGATACCTTCCAACATGCTgtgcaatccatgattccaattGTCGCCGGCACCTTGCTACCAATATAGTTCGGGATGGTTATctagattggccgtccaatcccctgaactcgtaggcaacatatttacgaggctagctcttcatggaccacatcggatcgctgTCCCCGTAcagtgtgatacatacaaatataatatatatatatatatatatatatatttacaaaaaaaatagttaatgcacatattatataccagtggtgtcccaAAGCATcgtctgacggggaggttaaagagagaaactggcatacgattgcgtggcgtcccactgcaccgttgcttaaaccgtcatcccggccatggagggggcagctatggccaatatcaaacttgcctgtcctcagtccgatggcaactcactgGAGATATTACAACCTacacgctaatcacatccacatccatctgtgcactaatcacatccacaactacagaacaccggtacatgtatggtgcatctaaaaactataaatttttatagtattattaaaataataagtttcgataaaataaaataaaattaagtttatgaattaattaattaattaattaattaatatataaatatattttattttgaaaatactaaattaataaaatcaattcatATCAAATATCTTTAGAACCacataaaatgttatatataagtaaataaatgagaataCTTTTGCTATGCATCATAAcctcaataacaaaattaacagTAATTTTGCAACAATTGAAAACTACAATTTCCTTAATTTcgaagatataaattaaatgctATACATAACTTTGGCACCATAATTTTaaagaacaattttatttaggcATTACACACATAAATTACcataatacaatatttatatatatttatttacacatACACATGCTCATGTACTTACAAAATACATGTGcatatagtaatatatatatagtaatatatatatcaaactagcAAATACCATGGAATGCACCAACACTTATATATCCGCATATGTATACATGAATGAAACACATATACATTTacaaacatacatatacataaacatatatacacaaaaccCGATTTGCCTTAACTCAAAAGTTGGGGTTTTTCAACATCTTgaggattaatttaatttaatcatttcttTGGCCTCTAACAATCATTAGGAACTTAGCTGTAATGAAATTTGACTGAAGACTTCTCTAATTTCtgtccaatttcaacataaacataacttagtttcatcaatggcaacttcctaaatactcaactataattcacattctaactaccaatttgaagcttatgGTGAGAGCaccaagaatataccttcaattggttCAACCGACGCCGAAGATGGCCAGAATCCCGCCGGGACCTTATTGCCAAAATGGGTTTTGTCATATCTCTTACACGAGCAAGTTTTGAGCCAATCCAAGCTTGGAAATGGACTTAGGGGGTCTGAATTTGTAGGAATGGACAACCCATTCGACCTCATGCTCATTAGAAGATGGCGATCGGAAAATGCATCCCTCGCCGGTTTTCATGGCTTCCCGACGAGTCTAGACCATTTCATGGCATGATAAACATGGCTATGGTTTCCTGGGATTGTAGGTTTCAAGTTGGTATAAACATTTCTTGATGGGTGTCCAAAATTGAGAGGaaatttgtcaggacccgtccaaagttcctctccggaaccctagacaagccctcatcccaggaaaataccaccgaaccttccaacggaaaatccggcagcatctcccctaagggtaggactaaccaaagatttcctgcactgaaaacacacttctatgtacatccccttattcctcccacgttactataagttgattcaaaaaatttacagcactccaaaagaataacagtaacccagtgcataattaatacataaatgtctgagacagtatacagagcttcatgaagtactattaagcatagaatacaacaaggatgaaagaaatattacaataaaataaatgaagacaaggaggacttctcgaactaagacagcgatgaagatcaagtccgctccggatgaatatTGACAAAACCTgatacctagaggaacggaatttaaaaaatatgagatgctaatcatctcagtgagtgaccctatctactgtacaactataataccacgataattaagtagataaataataattaattggaaataatattttctctcaaaacccttacgattctctcggttggaaaagttccccttttaaaacagtttcataaaaccctttattcgtattccccgaaaaccaagacatcaatttattcgactaaatatcaaataaaatataataaatcaagcattcaaaatttaaaattaaaagaaattaatttattgaataactaagtaaagggaaaattaaatcaatttaaaatccccattcaaataaataataaaaacagcattaattatgttcttaattccaatacaatttcaaaatatttattttaaaatcccagttctgaaaatcacttgatgcacccactatataccaatggcgccaacagtacccagcgtcccaaggtaccgccagacagaaggttatagagagaaaccggcatacggtcgtgtggcgtcccaccgtgccgctgcaaacaggtgtcctggccatggaggggcggcctaccctcatccaatGGCAAACAcaagacaaccccataaatcacctgcgcactactcacacccacctgcacgctaatcacatccatgtgtgcactaatcacatccatatatacagaacaccagtacgtgtatggtgcgtctaaaaatcataaaatccacatatttatcttatatctcaaaatctcaaattttccataaatataccgggtttattccatccaattaaacccgtaaattttccacaattcctttataatcatcgcCATAAATTCATCACATAAatgccataattttcaaatccaccagctctcaatttccaccaatttaaatattcaaatttttccaatggcataatatttttgaaatatgataaattaagtcacataatattccatgggcatacttataaaaattgaagccaccaacttaaacaaatattttccttgaaatatttgaaaatcaaatcatgcccaaaaatagtattaaaatccaaataaaattaattaattgaaaccactgtgctcatgcgtgataaatacaattaaatcacaataaaaatcAGAAATTCATTTCTAGCCCAACTTTTCATTTAGCAGCAATAAACagatgtatacatataaaataatattttcccacaattaaattcaatttcCACCGCATGAACATAATTCtggatatcaaattaatataaaataaatataattaatcaccccaaaataaattaaaggtgggtcactcacttggagcacgtaattaaactacgatccaccataggatcgattccacaactcacacgtgctcctagaacaacaatttacacacagtcaaataaaataattttattcggataaataatactcggtacccgGAGGGTtgaacacaaacgttaaccaaattgacgagtaatatatcgaatcgaagcttgagggatgaggattacgaatccggtcttacttcccagagatcggaccggtggtggtcggaatctcaccggaaagctttcgggattcaactctttgattctctcaaattgtcgcgaattggaggaaaaggacatcgGATCTGGGTTTAGGGGGGTCGAAATTGgtggggagggaccggcggtgcaactgggtactcgccggaacagtgacttctcCGGCGAACCGCCGcgatcaccggcaaccgtcaccggcggcggcacgtccggtggccgatggctgagatttttgggggttttgtaggtCAAGGGGAAagggttccaacgggatcggcgatgaggcaaacggaggttgGAAGGCgaagaaatctgggtttgaagattttcggcccctcgccggaaaatacttcgatcccagcgcgtcggaggtccggtggccatgAAAGTTGGTGGGTAGTCcagaattgaggaggtggtgaggggtggctggcgtgtgtggcctgaaaatggccgaaaatgggtcaaacggcgatGGCCGGTGGTGGAGTGGAAAAATCACCGTCACCGGAAAACGCTTCGGTTTGGGCACGTCGCTGGTCGG includes the following:
- the LOC132805441 gene encoding uncharacterized protein LOC132805441; translated protein: MGERKLLGPEIVQATVDKVNIIRAKLKAAQDRQKSYADVCRKDLEFEVGDRLSPRYIGPYEIVERIGPVAYRIDMPEQLSQVHDGFYISMLRKYISDPSHVLKTPEIELRDDLSYEEQPV